Proteins from a single region of Apium graveolens cultivar Ventura chromosome 7, ASM990537v1, whole genome shotgun sequence:
- the LOC141674877 gene encoding uncharacterized protein LOC141674877, with translation MKKAFAFTNVGDNQKVEYATYFLKGESNYWWETAKALEAAKIINWDRFKRMFSDKYFPRYMQTQMEMKFLELKQNNMTVGEYEKKFIVLSRFMGDYVDSEEKRAKRFQQGLKPWLRSRVAAFELTTYAEVVQKVMHPSAGREPENIVVVLLGA, from the exons ATGAAAAAGGCCTTTGCCTTCACAAATGTTGGAGATAATCAGAAGGTGGAGTATGCCACTTACTTTCTTAAAGGCGAatcgaactattggtgggagacaGCGAAAGCTTTAGAAGCTGCTAAAATTATTAATTGGGATAGGTTTAAGAGAATGTTTTCGGATAAGTATTTTCCTCGCTATATGCAAACACAAATGGAGATGAAGTTCCTCGAGTTGAAGCAAAATAATATGACAGTTGgagaatatgagaagaagtttataGTACTTTCTAGGTTTATGGGAGATTATGTTGATTCTGAAGAGAAAAGGGcaaaaaggttccaacagggattGAAGCCTTGGTTAAGGAGTCGTGTGGCAGCTTTTGAGTTGACTACTTATGCTGAAGTGGTTCAGAAGGTGATG catccaagtgctggaagagaaCCTGAGAATATCGTGGTCGTTCTTCTgggtgcataa